The following are encoded in a window of Vigna unguiculata cultivar IT97K-499-35 chromosome 8, ASM411807v1, whole genome shotgun sequence genomic DNA:
- the LOC114194895 gene encoding uncharacterized protein LOC114194895 — translation MRRFIVPLRVREFPILVEQAKSVEQLEKGPSLVNRTQRNSAEGRLQKKPYSRPVASSWKPRPARSGGSGMGTRKCYACDQPGHFADRCPNRKTTPASRPQPSSSDRPRAAGRVFAMTSTEATRSGASHSFISHDCVKKLGLSTRDLGCELIVSTPASGQVSTNVACVGCLMEVEGRRFKVNLVCLPLEGLEVILGMDWLSINHVVLDCGRRRIVFPET, via the exons ATGAGGCGTTTCATAGTGCCACTGAGGGTGCGAGAGTTTCCTATCTTGGTGGAGCAAGCCAAGAGTGTGGAGCAGCTGGAGAAGGGACCCAGCCTGGTTAATCGTACACAGAGGAATAGTGCTGAGGGCAGACTTCAGAAGAAGCCCTATAGTAGACCAGTTGCGTCTTCATGGAAACCGAG ACCCGCCCGCAGCGGAGGTAGTGGCATGGGCACTCGTAAGTGCTATGCCTGTGATCAGCCAGGACACTTTGCCGATAGGTGTCCTAATAGGAAGACTACCCCAGCATCACGACCTCAGCCATCCTCATCTGACAGGCCGCGAGCCGCAGGCCGGGTTTTTGCCATGACTAGCACAGAGGCCACCCGGTCAG GAGCTTCGCACTCCTTCATATCCCATGATTGTGTGAAGAAATTGGGGTTGTCTACTCGTGACCTTGGATGCGAGTTGATAGTCTCGACACCCGCATCTGGACAGGTTTCAACGAACGTAGCCTGTGTTGGATGCTTGATGGAAGTAGAGGGCAGACGCTTCAAGGTGAATCTAGTTTGTTTGCCCTTGGAGGGATTGGAGGTCATACTGGGAATGGACTGGCTGTCTATCAACCATGTGGTGcttgattgtggacggcgcagAATTGTGTTCCCAGAAACATAA